The DNA window CGCTGCGCCGACCGTACGCACGCCTGGATCTACGACTTCGGCCTGCGCATGCCGGCCGCCCGCAACGGCGCCGACTACCTCGGCGACGACGCGCGCGAGCGGTTCCAGGAGGCGTTCGCGGCCAGCTGGACCGGCGAGGCCGAGAACGACGGCTTCAACGCGCTGGTGCTGAGCGCCGGGCTGACCTGGCGCCAGGCGATGGTGCTGCGCGCCTACGCCAAGTACCTGCGGCAGGCCGGCTCCACGTTCAGCCAGGACTACATGGAGGACACCCTCCGCAACAACGTCCACACCACGCGGCTGCTCGTCTCGCTGTTCGAGGCGCGGATGGCGCCGGAGCGGCAGCGCGCCGGCACCGAGCTGACGGACGGCATCCTGGAGGAGCTGGACGGCGCGCTGGACCAGGTGGCCTCGCTCGACGAGGACCGCATCCTGCGCTCCTTCCTCACCGTCATCAAGGCGACCCTGCGGACCAACTTCTTCCAGAAGGCCGACTCCACCGGCCGGCCGCACGGCTACGTGTCGATGAAGTTCGACCCGCAGGCCATCCCGGACCTGCCGGCGCCCCGCCCGGCCTTCGAGATCTGGGTGTACTCGCCGCGCGTCGAGGGCGTCCACCTGCGCTTCGGCAAGGTCGCCCGGGGCGGCCTGCGCTGGTCCGACCGGCGCGAGGACTTCCGTACGGAGATCCTGGGCCTGGTCAAGGCGCAGATGGTGAAGAACACCGTGATCGTCCCGGTCGGCGCCAAGGGCGGCTTCGTCGCCAAGCAGCTGCCGGACCCGGCCGTCGACCGTGACGCCTGGCTCGCCGAGGGCATCGCCTGCTACCGCACGTTCATCTCGGCGCTCCTCGACATCACCGACAACCTGGTGGCCGGCGAGGTGGTGCCGCCCGCCGACGTCGTCCGCCACGACGAGGACGACACGTACCTCGTGGTCGCCGCCGACAAGGGCACCGCGACGTTCTCCGACATCGCCAACGAGGTGGCCGTCGCGTACGGCTTCTGGCTCGGCGACGCGTTCGCCTCCGGCGGCTCGGCCGGCTACGACCACAAGGGCATGGGCATCACGGCCCGCGGCGCCTGGGAGTCCGTCAAGCGGCACTTCCGGGAGCTGGGCCACGACACGCAGACGCAGGACTTCACGGTCGTCGGCGTCGGCGACATGTCCGGCGACGTGTTCGGCAACGGCATGCTGCTGAGCGAGCACATCCGGCTCGTCGCGGCCTTCGACCACCGGCACATCTTCATCGACCCGAACCCGGACGCGGCCGTCTCGTACGCCGAGCGCCGCCGGCTGTTCGAGCTGCCGCGCAGCTCCTGGGCCGACTACAACGCGGAGCTGCTGTCCCCGGGCGGCGGTGTCCACTCGCGCCAGGCCAAGTCCATCCCGGTCAACGCGCACATGCGCGCGGCCCTCGGCATCGAGGACGGCGTCACCAAGCTGACGCCCGCCGAGCTGATGAAGGCGGTCCTCAAGGCCCCGGTGGACCTGCTGTGGAACGGCGGCATCGGTACGTACGTCAAGGCGGCCAGCGAGTCGCACGCCGACGTCGGTGACAAGGCCAACGACGCCATCCGCGTCGACGGCGAGGAGCTGCGGGTCAAGGTCGTCGGCGAGGGCGGCAACCTCGGTCTGACGCAGCTCGGCCGGATCGAGTTCGCCCGGACCGGCGGCCGCGTCAACACCGACGCGATCGACAACAGCGCCGGTGTGGACACCTCCGACCACGAGGTCAACATCAAGATCCTGCTCAACGGTCTTGTCGCGGAAGGCGACATGACCGTCAAGCAGCGCAACAAGATCCTCGCCGAGATGACCGACGAGGTCGGCGCGCTGGTCCTGCGCAACAACTACGCGCAGAACGTCGCCCTCGCCAACGCGGTCCGCCAGTCGTCGTCCCTGCTCCACGCCCACCAGCGCTTCATGCGGAGGCTGGAGCGCGACGGGGCGCTGGACCGGGCGCTGGAGTTCCTGCCGGGCGACCGGCAGATCCGCGAGCTGCTCAACGCGGGCAAGGGCCTCAGCCAGCCGGAGCTGGCCGTGCTGCTCGCGTACACCAAGATCACGGTGGCGGAGGAGCTGATCGCCACGGATCTGCCCGACGACCCGTACCTGCGCAGCCTGCTCCACGCGTACTTCCCGACGCAGCTGCGGGAGGAGTTCGCCGAGCAGATCGACGCGCA is part of the Streptomyces coeruleoprunus genome and encodes:
- a CDS encoding NAD-glutamate dehydrogenase, producing MQTKLDEAKAELLERAARVAENETGDRPDRDTVLEYLQRYYLHTAPEDLTDRDPVDVFGAALSHYRLAENRPQGTANVRVHTPTVEENGWTCSHSVVEVVTDDMPFLVDSVTNELSRQNRGIHLVIHPQVVVRRDLTGKLIEVVDRDVTEARGGLPHDALVESWIHVETDRETDRSDLKQITADLLRVLSDVREAVEDWEKMREAALRIADGLPDEPLAGDLRPTEAEEARELLRWLADDHFTFLGYREYNLVDSDALAAVPGTGLGILRSDPHHSGDDAHGHPVSPSFNRLPADARAKAREHKLLILTKANSRATVHRPSYLDYVGVKKFDADGNVVGERRFLGLFSSAAYTESVRRVPVIRRKVAEVLDAAGFEPNSHDGRDLLQILETYPRDELFQTPVGQLREIVTSVLYLQERRRLRLYLRQEEYGRYYSALVYLPRDRFNTTVRERLTGILMEELGGNSVDFTLMSTESVLTRLHFVVRVPSGTELPHLTDADRERIEARLAEAARSWADGFAEALDAEVGEERAAELLRRYAGAFPEGYKADHSPRSAVGDVCQLEQLVTRGAQEGAADFALSLYEPVGAAPGERRFKIYKTGAQVSLSAVLPVLNRLGVEVVDERPYELRCADRTHAWIYDFGLRMPAARNGADYLGDDARERFQEAFAASWTGEAENDGFNALVLSAGLTWRQAMVLRAYAKYLRQAGSTFSQDYMEDTLRNNVHTTRLLVSLFEARMAPERQRAGTELTDGILEELDGALDQVASLDEDRILRSFLTVIKATLRTNFFQKADSTGRPHGYVSMKFDPQAIPDLPAPRPAFEIWVYSPRVEGVHLRFGKVARGGLRWSDRREDFRTEILGLVKAQMVKNTVIVPVGAKGGFVAKQLPDPAVDRDAWLAEGIACYRTFISALLDITDNLVAGEVVPPADVVRHDEDDTYLVVAADKGTATFSDIANEVAVAYGFWLGDAFASGGSAGYDHKGMGITARGAWESVKRHFRELGHDTQTQDFTVVGVGDMSGDVFGNGMLLSEHIRLVAAFDHRHIFIDPNPDAAVSYAERRRLFELPRSSWADYNAELLSPGGGVHSRQAKSIPVNAHMRAALGIEDGVTKLTPAELMKAVLKAPVDLLWNGGIGTYVKAASESHADVGDKANDAIRVDGEELRVKVVGEGGNLGLTQLGRIEFARTGGRVNTDAIDNSAGVDTSDHEVNIKILLNGLVAEGDMTVKQRNKILAEMTDEVGALVLRNNYAQNVALANAVRQSSSLLHAHQRFMRRLERDGALDRALEFLPGDRQIRELLNAGKGLSQPELAVLLAYTKITVAEELIATDLPDDPYLRSLLHAYFPTQLREEFAEQIDAHALRREIITTVLVNDTVNTGGSTFLHRLREESGASIEEIV